From a region of the Pedosphaera parvula Ellin514 genome:
- a CDS encoding permease prefix domain 1-containing protein: protein MFNLDQAITEWRRQMVAGGIKSPEALEELESHLRDEVEQQMRLGASGQQAFEVAVQRIGQANALKEEFQKVGVSKTVLPRGVKTVLAVIFAGSILALNLSIKDELQALFLIDGLLLSLVLPLMAAMQPARGTGSLKRGMRTVWAGQICIGLGGLVVLLLPLHPVFGLVFSLISCIGFAHVLRGQLRVVVHTDTRPMTS, encoded by the coding sequence ATGTTTAATCTCGATCAGGCAATCACAGAATGGCGCCGGCAAATGGTGGCTGGTGGAATCAAGTCTCCTGAAGCTTTGGAGGAACTCGAGAGTCATTTACGTGACGAAGTGGAGCAGCAGATGCGGTTGGGTGCAAGTGGACAGCAAGCATTCGAGGTCGCTGTCCAACGGATTGGCCAAGCCAATGCGCTGAAGGAGGAATTTCAGAAAGTTGGAGTCAGTAAAACAGTGTTGCCGCGAGGAGTGAAAACAGTTCTGGCTGTTATTTTCGCGGGATCCATCCTGGCGTTGAATCTCTCCATAAAGGACGAGTTGCAGGCACTTTTTCTCATCGACGGTCTCTTGCTATCGCTTGTTCTGCCTCTTATGGCGGCCATGCAACCAGCAAGAGGAACGGGAAGTCTCAAACGCGGGATGCGCACGGTGTGGGCGGGGCAGATATGCATAGGCTTGGGCGGTTTGGTGGTTTTGTTGTTACCTCTGCATCCGGTTTTCGGTTTGGTGTTCAGCCTTATCAGTTGCATTGGATTCGCACATGTCCTGCGAGGGCAGTTACGGGTGGTAGTTCATACCGATACACGACCCATGACCTCATAG
- a CDS encoding YebC/PmpR family DNA-binding transcriptional regulator: MGAQWKQAGREANAQKRGQMVVKLVREIMVAAKLGGADPDSNARLAAAVEKARKGSVTRDTIERAIKKGAGLTEEKIVFELCTYEGFGPHKVPVIVECLTENRNRTAPEIRNIFKVGSLGQPGSVGFFFNHLGVVEATHTDANRDAESDAIEAGAQEIEALEAEEVPEGQKGARFLTEIKDLDHVSKALKAAGWNVIASEIRYIAKSFTDVEGNARKEVTDFLNALDDHDDVHRVYAALKKARVGIRARSVTISNRS; the protein is encoded by the coding sequence ATGGGCGCACAATGGAAACAAGCCGGTCGCGAAGCCAACGCACAAAAGCGCGGCCAGATGGTCGTGAAACTCGTTCGCGAAATCATGGTCGCCGCCAAGCTCGGCGGCGCTGACCCCGATTCGAACGCGCGCCTCGCTGCTGCCGTTGAGAAGGCCCGCAAAGGCTCCGTCACGCGCGATACCATTGAGCGAGCCATCAAAAAAGGTGCCGGCCTCACCGAGGAGAAAATTGTTTTTGAACTTTGCACCTACGAGGGATTCGGTCCGCACAAGGTCCCCGTTATCGTCGAATGCCTGACCGAGAATCGCAACCGTACCGCACCCGAGATTCGCAACATTTTCAAGGTCGGTTCACTCGGTCAACCCGGCAGCGTTGGTTTCTTTTTTAACCATCTCGGCGTCGTCGAAGCCACGCACACAGATGCCAATCGCGATGCTGAAAGCGACGCCATTGAAGCCGGTGCCCAGGAAATCGAAGCGCTCGAGGCCGAAGAAGTTCCTGAAGGTCAGAAGGGCGCACGGTTCCTGACCGAAATCAAGGACCTTGACCACGTTTCAAAAGCTCTGAAAGCCGCCGGTTGGAATGTCATTGCCTCGGAGATCCGTTACATCGCCAAAAGTTTCACCGATGTCGAAGGCAACGCTCGCAAGGAAGTCACCGACTTTCTGAATGCCTTGGACGATCACGACGACGTCCACCGCGTCTACGCTGCGTTGAAAAAAGCCCGCGTTGGAATTAGGGCGCGCTCAGTCACGATTTCGAATCGCTCGTAA
- a CDS encoding SGNH/GDSL hydrolase family protein yields the protein MILRQHFIRFAFLCLIFPASNVAFGQLVKTAATNQAPSIHWIDARDLKVEGKGWTDTKAFYDRLPAKAEGKVPGPVWNLSRNSSGMHLRFITDATNITVRWAVTSPSLAMPHMSATGVSGVDLYVKLDSEKWHWLAVGSPKEQTNSLALAKNLPPGKREYLLYLPLYNGTKSLEIGIPETATLTEAGPWGKGERKPILFYGTSILQGACASRPAMVHSSILGRRFQFPTINLGFSGNGRMESVMADLLAELDPSVYVLDCLPNMKEPMVTERVEPFVHTLRKVHPLTPIVLVEDREYQDAFLVESRRKTNKENHAALKAAYQRLKKEGTKNLYYIPADNLLGGDGEGAVDGSHPNDLGFMRQAEVFAKVLEPILKRQAPIK from the coding sequence ATGATTTTGAGACAGCATTTTATTCGGTTTGCATTCCTCTGCTTGATTTTCCCTGCCTCGAACGTTGCGTTTGGGCAGCTCGTAAAGACTGCTGCCACCAATCAGGCACCGTCCATCCACTGGATTGATGCCCGCGATTTGAAAGTGGAGGGGAAGGGGTGGACGGATACCAAAGCTTTTTATGATCGTTTGCCTGCCAAAGCGGAAGGCAAAGTGCCAGGACCGGTTTGGAATTTAAGTCGCAACTCCTCTGGCATGCATCTTCGATTCATCACTGATGCCACCAATATCACCGTGCGCTGGGCCGTCACCTCACCTTCACTGGCCATGCCGCATATGTCAGCGACCGGCGTCAGCGGTGTTGATCTTTACGTTAAACTCGATTCGGAAAAATGGCATTGGCTCGCAGTGGGTTCACCGAAGGAACAGACCAACTCCCTTGCGCTGGCGAAAAATCTGCCGCCGGGCAAACGCGAATATCTCCTTTATCTCCCGCTCTACAATGGCACCAAGTCTCTCGAAATCGGCATTCCCGAGACGGCCACGCTTACCGAAGCTGGTCCTTGGGGCAAAGGTGAACGCAAACCCATTCTATTCTATGGCACCTCGATTCTCCAAGGCGCTTGTGCCTCCCGCCCGGCCATGGTGCACAGTTCGATTCTTGGAAGACGCTTTCAGTTTCCCACCATCAACCTCGGTTTTAGCGGCAATGGTCGCATGGAATCGGTCATGGCTGATCTCCTAGCCGAGCTCGATCCTTCCGTCTATGTTCTCGATTGCCTCCCCAACATGAAAGAGCCCATGGTGACTGAGCGCGTCGAGCCATTCGTGCACACGTTGCGCAAAGTCCATCCTCTGACGCCGATTGTGCTCGTCGAAGACCGTGAGTATCAGGATGCCTTTTTGGTCGAGTCGAGGCGCAAGACGAACAAGGAGAATCACGCTGCCTTGAAAGCCGCTTACCAGCGCCTTAAAAAGGAGGGCACAAAGAACCTCTACTATATTCCCGCCGACAATCTTTTAGGCGGGGATGGTGAAGGTGCAGTCGATGGTTCTCATCCCAATGACCTCGGTTTCATGCGGCAGGCGGAGGTATTCGCGAAAGTCCTTGAACCAATCCTCAAACGGCAGGCTCCCATCAAATAA
- a CDS encoding DsbA family oxidoreductase: MKITYYLEVTSSWCYWAEPAWAELKQRYAGRVEFHWKIASMPPEAYPASKAQCEWFYRRSGTIMRSPFMLDSCWFEADMKQYVAPNCVAEAAKELGVTDDRVRLALAQAALREGKKIGRWEVSAEVAAKVAGLNREFLLQRAQSPEIKARVDATTAEFHALQVNQRPTFLLENNIGDRAVFSGLAKVEPLAAAIDAMLSDAAAYQSYAAHFGALPKA; the protein is encoded by the coding sequence ATGAAAATTACCTACTACCTTGAAGTCACCTCCTCCTGGTGTTACTGGGCCGAGCCGGCCTGGGCGGAATTGAAGCAACGTTATGCCGGCAGGGTTGAATTTCATTGGAAGATCGCATCAATGCCGCCGGAAGCTTATCCAGCTTCCAAAGCGCAATGTGAATGGTTTTATCGCCGTAGCGGCACCATCATGCGCTCCCCTTTCATGCTGGATTCATGTTGGTTTGAAGCTGACATGAAACAATACGTTGCACCCAATTGCGTGGCCGAGGCGGCGAAGGAATTGGGAGTAACGGATGATCGTGTAAGATTGGCGCTCGCGCAGGCCGCGTTGCGCGAAGGAAAGAAGATTGGGCGCTGGGAAGTGTCGGCGGAAGTCGCAGCAAAGGTTGCCGGGTTAAATCGAGAATTCCTATTGCAGCGCGCGCAATCACCTGAGATCAAGGCGCGCGTGGACGCGACGACCGCGGAATTTCATGCGTTGCAGGTGAATCAACGTCCCACATTCCTGCTGGAGAATAATATCGGTGATCGTGCTGTTTTCTCAGGCTTGGCGAAAGTAGAACCGCTCGCGGCAGCCATCGATGCCATGCTGTCAGACGCCGCTGCTTATCAATCCTACGCCGCGCATTTCGGCGCCCTGCCCAAGGCTTAG
- a CDS encoding DUF6321 domain-containing protein has product MKGRTINKRRAIVRPANVKNPRGGLTPAGRQYYAKTTGAHLRPGVKKPEKQMTAEELKRKGSFLRRHYATPRGKRLVDAKGQPTRYALQAQAWGEPIPRSMKQVRELSRKGKRLLTKSKATGAIKKPRRSRQRAKQA; this is encoded by the coding sequence ATGAAAGGGAGAACTATCAACAAACGACGCGCCATCGTGCGTCCGGCCAATGTGAAAAACCCGCGTGGTGGTTTGACTCCAGCCGGGCGTCAATACTATGCAAAAACCACGGGAGCTCACTTGCGTCCGGGTGTGAAGAAGCCGGAAAAGCAAATGACCGCCGAGGAGCTGAAACGAAAAGGCTCGTTCCTGCGGCGGCACTACGCGACGCCACGCGGGAAGAGATTAGTGGATGCCAAAGGCCAGCCGACGCGCTATGCCTTGCAGGCGCAGGCCTGGGGGGAACCGATTCCGCGTTCGATGAAACAGGTGCGTGAACTATCCCGCAAGGGGAAGCGCTTGTTGACAAAATCCAAGGCAACCGGCGCGATTAAAAAACCAAGGCGCTCACGCCAGCGGGCGAAGCAGGCCTGA
- a CDS encoding SGNH/GDSL hydrolase family protein — protein MRLKSLFLLLTTLSTAHISAGADFALQDGDTLVFLGDSITAGHGYTKLVEEYTLLRFPDRHVRFFNAGQGGDTAAGGLQRLDRDVFSHGATVLTVAFGVNDIGWGMKADEEHKQKYFGGIRGIIEACQKHHVRVFICSPAITAENPDTAENGFLQKMTDEGLAIAKSMGAQTIDIQRTMRSIQREITKADKAETDPKKKTHLHVEDGVHLTDLGQLAMGYAILKGLGAPSDVSSVALDGKTGKLISARGCRVDDVHTSTNGVTFTRVDEGLPLNLGMLGALNFRFIPIPNELNRYLLTIQNLPSGKYNISVDGRTIGIATDTQLATSLNISSMTTNGWEPGGPWDAQAAVIKELTEARSKMEIASNLRVHFLTNHPQMTSLISQAQITETNLVCLQRQTAHPFPYHFEIRKAE, from the coding sequence ATGAGACTAAAATCTCTTTTCCTTCTTCTCACCACGTTAAGCACTGCGCACATCTCTGCCGGCGCAGACTTCGCCCTGCAGGATGGCGACACACTGGTGTTCCTCGGCGACAGCATCACCGCCGGTCACGGATACACCAAGCTGGTGGAGGAATACACGCTGCTGCGATTCCCGGACCGACACGTTCGGTTCTTCAACGCAGGGCAGGGTGGAGACACCGCCGCTGGCGGGCTGCAGCGTCTCGACCGCGATGTCTTCAGCCATGGCGCGACCGTGCTGACGGTGGCCTTTGGTGTGAATGACATCGGTTGGGGCATGAAAGCAGACGAGGAACATAAGCAGAAATATTTCGGCGGCATCCGTGGCATTATCGAAGCCTGCCAAAAACATCACGTGCGCGTGTTCATTTGTTCTCCAGCCATTACTGCCGAAAATCCCGATACCGCGGAAAATGGCTTTCTGCAAAAAATGACCGATGAAGGTCTCGCCATTGCCAAATCTATGGGCGCGCAAACCATCGATATCCAGCGCACGATGCGAAGCATCCAGCGCGAAATCACGAAGGCCGATAAAGCCGAAACCGATCCCAAAAAGAAAACCCATCTCCACGTCGAAGATGGTGTGCATCTCACCGACCTTGGCCAACTCGCCATGGGCTATGCCATTTTGAAAGGTCTTGGCGCGCCATCGGATGTTTCCTCTGTTGCACTCGATGGAAAGACCGGCAAACTTATTAGTGCCAGGGGCTGCCGAGTGGACGATGTGCATACCTCCACCAACGGCGTCACCTTCACTCGCGTGGACGAAGGTCTGCCACTTAATCTCGGCATGCTGGGCGCCCTAAACTTTCGCTTCATTCCGATTCCAAATGAGCTGAACCGCTATCTGCTCACCATCCAGAATCTGCCTTCCGGCAAGTACAACATCTCCGTCGATGGCCGCACGATAGGCATCGCCACAGACACTCAACTTGCCACCAGTCTAAATATCTCCTCAATGACCACCAATGGCTGGGAACCCGGTGGACCATGGGATGCTCAAGCCGCCGTTATCAAGGAGCTCACTGAGGCCCGCTCCAAAATGGAAATTGCCAGCAACCTGAGAGTCCACTTCCTCACCAATCATCCGCAGATGACTTCTTTGATCTCACAGGCACAAATCACTGAAACCAACCTGGTCTGTCTGCAACGACAGACCGCTCATCCCTTTCCATATCACTTTGAAATCAGGAAGGCGGAATAA
- a CDS encoding permease prefix domain 1-containing protein has translation MFNLEQAIIESRQQLARGGFNSREALDELESHLRDDVGQQIQAGMSAQQAFDSATQRIGQADALRSEYGKVKIVQRLNRRRFWSAALAMGRFRPAILVVNFLAALLTSPEVVSQIIVFAMLQSLYEGGLLIARWKERKSEQFA, from the coding sequence ATGTTTAACCTCGAACAAGCAATTATCGAGTCGCGGCAGCAACTAGCCAGGGGCGGCTTCAACAGTAGAGAAGCTTTGGACGAACTGGAGAGTCATTTGCGCGATGACGTGGGGCAGCAGATTCAGGCCGGAATGAGCGCGCAGCAGGCGTTCGATTCCGCAACCCAACGGATTGGACAAGCAGACGCGCTTCGCTCGGAGTATGGCAAGGTCAAGATCGTGCAGCGTTTAAACCGTCGGAGATTCTGGTCTGCTGCGCTCGCCATGGGAAGGTTCCGACCAGCCATATTGGTGGTCAATTTTCTAGCCGCCTTGTTGACCTCACCTGAGGTGGTGAGTCAGATCATCGTGTTTGCCATGCTCCAGTCGCTCTACGAAGGCGGCCTTTTAATTGCGCGGTGGAAGGAACGGAAGTCAGAACAGTTCGCCTGA
- a CDS encoding lytic transglycosylase domain-containing protein: MNRFLTILTLLFVAFVAAAQERPAASSQDAATDSPMQSLNDWMQDNLDQDLLNALNDIDQEKVRKVLTSLQKGFDGTNVVDLAAIKDAASEVTPLLKQYEETYPFGVWLESRLDYFDAAGRIQRQMKLIPPKEGPTALPLAPTLKLERQVWVDELKQRPWPPLAQNYVPKLKEIFVAERMPPELVWLAEVESSFNPQARSPAGAAGMFQLMPITAKGQNLSLWPFDERYQPEKSARASARYLRHLHAHYGDWQLALAAYNAGEARVDKLLKQSKVKSFDAIARRLPAETQMYVPKIEATLRKREGLTFAELKRPKPQG, translated from the coding sequence GTGAACAGGTTTCTGACCATCCTAACGCTGCTTTTCGTGGCCTTTGTGGCGGCGGCCCAGGAACGGCCTGCCGCCTCGTCCCAGGATGCCGCTACAGACAGCCCCATGCAGTCGCTGAACGACTGGATGCAGGACAATCTCGATCAGGACCTCCTGAATGCGCTCAACGACATCGATCAGGAAAAAGTGCGCAAGGTGCTCACCAGCCTGCAAAAGGGCTTCGATGGCACCAATGTCGTTGACCTTGCGGCCATCAAGGACGCCGCTTCGGAAGTCACCCCCTTGCTCAAACAATACGAAGAGACCTATCCCTTCGGCGTCTGGCTTGAAAGCCGTCTGGATTATTTCGACGCCGCTGGGCGAATACAGCGTCAGATGAAATTAATTCCCCCGAAAGAGGGTCCGACCGCTCTGCCGCTGGCCCCGACACTCAAGCTCGAGCGCCAGGTCTGGGTTGACGAGCTAAAGCAACGGCCCTGGCCGCCTTTGGCTCAAAACTACGTGCCGAAGTTGAAGGAGATTTTCGTTGCCGAGCGGATGCCGCCGGAACTTGTATGGCTTGCGGAAGTTGAATCTTCCTTCAATCCGCAGGCGCGGAGTCCTGCGGGTGCGGCCGGCATGTTCCAACTCATGCCCATCACCGCCAAAGGCCAGAACCTCTCGCTCTGGCCGTTCGATGAACGTTATCAACCGGAGAAGAGTGCCCGTGCCTCCGCCAGATACCTGCGGCATTTGCATGCTCATTACGGCGATTGGCAACTCGCTTTGGCAGCCTACAATGCCGGTGAAGCACGGGTGGATAAACTTCTTAAACAAAGCAAGGTAAAGTCATTCGACGCCATCGCGCGCCGACTCCCGGCGGAGACACAAATGTACGTTCCCAAAATCGAAGCCACTCTCCGCAAAAGGGAGGGGCTTACCTTCGCTGAACTTAAACGTCCGAAGCCGCAAGGCTGA
- a CDS encoding DUF4185 domain-containing protein has translation MHCDAMYVKGKDCLDTNLAAYASCFYNVCTLNTRMCQPTRLDFVLRLAAIVLFAFLSLPCSAASAPCRIEVVEKDTGWPVPLVELTTTHHVRFVTDNAGLIAFDLPELMGRETWFTINGQGYEVPQDDFGNRGVHFVPESGKTNRIEVQRTIIARRLGRLTGGGLFAEGQKLGQFNDWHESGILGSDTVQTAIYHSKLFWLWGDTVIPSYPLGIFDSSSATTPVKPLSKFEPPLQVLFNYFNDDKGRPRGVAPVPGKGPTWITGYLSLPDASGKEHLVGTYLKIRNHLDVYQVGLVAWDDQRETFETFRVLWNQSEANPKPGLFLDGHPAQWTDPAGKKWVLFGNPFPTVRCPATFEAWGNTNTWEPLKHPDKLLAATTGETVKLHSGSIAWNPWRKRWVTVFMQAEGKPSYLGELWYAEADSPMGPWGRAVKILSHNRYTFYNPRLHPEFTSDNSPILIFEGTYTMEFSGNSNPTPRYDYNQILYRLDLDDPRLKPAQEP, from the coding sequence ATGCATTGTGACGCTATGTATGTCAAGGGCAAAGATTGTCTTGATACAAATCTTGCCGCTTATGCTTCCTGCTTCTATAACGTTTGCACCTTGAACACTCGAATGTGTCAGCCTACCCGACTTGATTTTGTTCTTCGCCTGGCAGCCATTGTTTTGTTCGCGTTTCTTTCACTGCCGTGCTCCGCTGCAAGTGCACCATGCCGGATTGAAGTGGTTGAGAAGGACACCGGTTGGCCGGTTCCTTTGGTTGAACTCACCACCACGCACCACGTCCGCTTCGTCACCGACAACGCCGGGTTAATAGCCTTCGACCTTCCAGAGTTGATGGGGAGGGAAACTTGGTTCACCATTAACGGGCAGGGTTATGAAGTCCCTCAGGATGACTTTGGAAATAGAGGCGTCCACTTCGTGCCCGAGTCCGGGAAGACAAATCGTATCGAGGTCCAAAGAACCATCATAGCCCGGCGCCTTGGTCGATTGACCGGTGGCGGTCTCTTTGCTGAAGGACAGAAGCTCGGCCAATTCAATGATTGGCACGAGTCCGGCATTCTCGGATCTGATACTGTCCAGACTGCCATTTATCACAGCAAGCTCTTTTGGCTCTGGGGCGACACCGTCATTCCCAGTTACCCTTTGGGCATCTTTGACAGCAGCAGCGCTACGACACCCGTCAAACCTTTGTCCAAATTTGAACCACCCCTTCAGGTGCTGTTCAACTACTTCAACGATGACAAAGGACGTCCACGCGGCGTTGCTCCCGTGCCTGGTAAAGGCCCCACGTGGATTACCGGTTACCTCAGTCTTCCAGATGCCAGCGGAAAGGAACACCTCGTCGGTACCTATCTAAAAATTCGTAATCATCTTGATGTGTATCAGGTTGGACTTGTGGCATGGGACGACCAGCGAGAAACTTTTGAGACTTTTCGTGTGCTCTGGAATCAATCCGAGGCGAATCCAAAACCAGGCCTGTTTCTCGACGGCCATCCTGCACAATGGACCGATCCCGCAGGCAAAAAATGGGTTCTTTTTGGCAACCCATTTCCCACCGTGCGCTGCCCAGCCACATTCGAGGCCTGGGGTAACACGAACACATGGGAGCCCCTCAAGCATCCGGATAAACTTCTCGCTGCCACCACGGGCGAAACCGTCAAGCTGCACAGCGGCTCCATCGCATGGAATCCCTGGCGCAAACGTTGGGTTACGGTCTTCATGCAAGCTGAAGGCAAACCCTCCTACCTTGGCGAACTTTGGTATGCCGAAGCTGATTCGCCAATGGGGCCATGGGGGCGCGCCGTGAAAATATTAAGTCACAATCGGTACACCTTTTACAATCCCCGGCTTCATCCCGAATTCACCTCGGACAATTCCCCCATCCTGATTTTCGAAGGTACCTACACGATGGAGTTTTCGGGCAACTCCAATCCCACTCCGCGCTACGACTACAACCAGATATTATACCGCCTGGATTTGGATGATCCACGCCTCAAGCCAGCGCAGGAACCATGA
- a CDS encoding glycosyltransferase: protein MRILITNNTLAGRAGTELYVRDLAISLQNRGHTPIAYSSKLGDVAGELRKATIPVVDDLRALPFRPDIIHGQHHLDTMTAMLSLPGVPAISFCHGWIPWEEMPPVFPRILRYVAVDATCLDRVLYEARIPEEKVKVMLNFVDLKRFQRRAPLPAKPGRAVIFSNYARGDNYVQSVREACARSQIELDVIGSGIETATNEPEVILPGYDLVFAKGRSALEAMAVGNALIVCDASGCGPLVSTQNFDKLRQLNFGIRTLRDAFTVERLMEQIAQYNAEESGKVCELVRHQADLEQTTDALVQMYEEVIAEFKQSSQADLATELAAAGAYMQSLSPLVKKVINTAPLPPLPPAPIPIPVPAPTPPKKKRSLPSRVLRAIRNRD, encoded by the coding sequence ATGCGCATTCTAATCACGAACAATACTCTCGCCGGACGGGCGGGCACGGAACTTTACGTGCGGGATCTGGCAATCAGTTTGCAAAATCGAGGCCACACACCGATCGCCTACAGTTCGAAACTGGGTGATGTGGCCGGGGAACTTCGCAAGGCGACGATTCCAGTGGTTGATGATCTTCGTGCCCTGCCCTTCCGCCCGGATATCATTCATGGCCAGCATCACCTCGATACCATGACGGCCATGCTCTCCCTGCCGGGAGTGCCGGCCATTTCCTTCTGTCATGGCTGGATACCCTGGGAGGAGATGCCGCCGGTTTTTCCAAGGATTTTGCGCTACGTGGCGGTGGATGCCACCTGCCTGGACCGCGTGTTATACGAGGCTCGAATACCCGAAGAAAAAGTAAAGGTCATGCTGAATTTCGTGGACTTGAAGCGCTTTCAACGGCGCGCACCCTTGCCTGCCAAGCCGGGGCGGGCAGTCATTTTCAGCAATTATGCACGGGGAGACAATTACGTCCAAAGCGTGCGCGAAGCTTGCGCGCGGTCTCAGATTGAATTGGATGTCATCGGAAGCGGGATCGAAACCGCAACGAACGAGCCGGAAGTGATTTTGCCCGGATACGATCTGGTCTTTGCCAAAGGCCGCTCAGCCCTGGAAGCGATGGCGGTTGGCAATGCTCTGATTGTATGTGACGCCAGTGGGTGCGGACCTCTGGTTTCCACACAGAATTTTGATAAGCTGCGCCAACTCAATTTTGGCATCCGGACTCTACGCGATGCTTTTACGGTGGAGCGGCTGATGGAACAGATCGCGCAATACAATGCGGAAGAATCCGGCAAAGTTTGCGAACTGGTGCGCCACCAGGCCGATTTGGAACAGACCACGGATGCCCTCGTGCAAATGTATGAGGAAGTCATCGCGGAGTTTAAGCAGAGCTCTCAGGCTGACCTGGCAACTGAACTGGCCGCAGCCGGTGCTTATATGCAATCGCTGAGTCCGCTCGTTAAAAAAGTTATCAATACCGCGCCCTTGCCACCACTACCACCCGCTCCAATTCCCATCCCCGTTCCCGCTCCCACTCCACCGAAGAAAAAACGATCGCTGCCAAGCAGGGTTTTACGAGCGATTCGAAATCGTGACTGA
- a CDS encoding DUF1992 domain-containing protein, producing MHWVQIIAQNRINEAIEKGEFNDLPGKGEPLNLDSYFDSPEADRAANSLLKNANMVPPEVELLKEIEQLENSLKTCLDTTVATKLRENLQAKRVSFSLLMEQRRRR from the coding sequence ATGCACTGGGTCCAAATCATTGCACAGAATAGAATCAACGAAGCCATCGAGAAGGGTGAATTCAATGACCTCCCCGGCAAAGGCGAGCCACTCAATCTCGACAGTTATTTTGACTCTCCGGAAGCCGATCGCGCCGCCAATTCTCTCCTGAAAAATGCGAATATGGTGCCGCCGGAAGTGGAGTTATTGAAGGAAATTGAGCAATTGGAAAACTCTCTGAAGACCTGCCTTGATACCACAGTTGCCACCAAACTGCGGGAAAATCTTCAGGCAAAACGCGTTTCCTTCAGCCTGCTCATGGAGCAACGGCGCAGGCGCTAA
- a CDS encoding Clp protease N-terminal domain-containing protein has translation MFNLDQAISAWRRQLAAGGIKTPEVLDELESHLRDDVEQQVRSGTSEEQAFNSATQQIGQTNVLKVEFNKVGLAKWWQLPIKLKGMLIRILGREQPFPFPDLNTFTPRGLQTLELAREEAPRLGHDFIGTEHVLLGLMKSEDGIVLKVLRKAGVDNSAIKAEIERFVGVGPVHEANMAIPYTPRARKALHLAAREANALNHVHISTGHIFLGLLLENEGVAGHVLRNLGVQTETTREAILKDLAGS, from the coding sequence ATGTTTAACCTGGATCAAGCAATCTCAGCATGGCGGCGGCAACTTGCTGCCGGAGGAATCAAGACTCCTGAAGTATTGGATGAACTTGAGAGTCATTTACGTGATGATGTGGAGCAGCAGGTGCGGTCGGGAACAAGTGAAGAACAAGCGTTCAATTCGGCCACCCAGCAGATAGGCCAAACCAACGTCCTTAAAGTGGAGTTTAACAAGGTTGGGTTAGCGAAGTGGTGGCAACTGCCAATAAAGCTTAAGGGCATGTTGATCAGAATTCTCGGTCGGGAACAGCCTTTTCCTTTCCCGGATTTAAATACGTTTACACCTCGCGGGCTTCAGACTCTGGAACTCGCGCGAGAAGAAGCCCCACGCCTCGGCCACGATTTTATCGGCACGGAACATGTGCTGCTCGGTTTGATGAAATCGGAGGATGGAATTGTTCTGAAAGTTTTGCGCAAGGCTGGAGTGGATAACTCAGCCATCAAGGCGGAAATCGAGAGATTCGTTGGTGTTGGGCCGGTTCACGAGGCGAACATGGCGATTCCATATACACCTCGCGCACGGAAGGCGCTTCATCTCGCCGCGCGGGAAGCCAATGCCCTCAATCACGTTCATATCAGCACTGGACATATCTTTCTGGGCTTGCTCCTGGAAAACGAGGGTGTTGCCGGGCATGTCTTAAGAAATCTTGGCGTCCAGACTGAGACGACGCGAGAGGCAATTTTAAAGGATTTGGCTGGTTCGTAA
- a CDS encoding PadR family transcriptional regulator, translating to MIPKELVAASTEPLILSLLSKGESYGYALIQEVKQLSGEKIEWTDGMLYPVLHRMEDNGWIKSRWVEVENGRKRKYYSIKKDGQQMLKEKREQWTLINSVLSGLWKEQHV from the coding sequence ATGATTCCGAAAGAACTTGTTGCCGCTTCCACCGAACCGCTGATTCTGTCCCTGCTTTCCAAAGGGGAGAGCTACGGTTACGCGTTGATTCAGGAGGTCAAGCAGCTTTCCGGTGAAAAAATTGAGTGGACCGACGGCATGCTTTACCCGGTGCTGCACCGCATGGAGGACAACGGCTGGATCAAGTCGCGCTGGGTGGAGGTCGAGAACGGGCGCAAGCGCAAGTACTACTCAATCAAGAAGGATGGCCAGCAGATGCTTAAGGAAAAACGTGAGCAATGGACCCTCATCAATTCCGTGCTTAGCGGCCTCTGGAAGGAGCAACATGTTTAA